A window from Sphingobium sp. EM0848 encodes these proteins:
- a CDS encoding TadE/TadG family type IV pilus assembly protein yields the protein MGQPVALPEMGVQGKQGQMRTMGDRIKRALFILMRLYHNQTGNTLAIVAAAVIPLAGLIGGGVDMSRAYMVRARMQQACDAAALAGRRAMTTSSMTDANKTEAKRFFDFNFPQGTFGASSFTPTIQSKPGETTTVQVGATATIPTTVMRIFGKETMELAVNCESRFDIGNTDVMLVLDTTGSMTSSISDGNGGSTTRMAALQKAVKDFYDTLGAGSDQTGRIRYGFMPYTSTVNVGYQLPASYLLGGTSGETWNYQTRANLSISYNTSNSPGSWVYYSGSTTNGSGSVGPASSCPSIPSNTTSTVTGAPTTTTSTDANGVITTTTVATRTTSGTSYTAGNCSGGKNNKTQNYTSVTYSNYIERKTDTSTQTPQYSWQYGPYPLDVSGFVTGNAVANPTYDSRAPNDSNGNSVPSTATWKGCIEERATDSTITSTTSASSIPGTAYDLQVDTIPNSTATKWRPHWPEVEFTRGGSYLNTSSRQSGGWNACPSQARKLTSYPDRTTTPTGQSSSFNSYVDGLVAIGGTYHDIGMVWGARFLSPTGIFGSENSTAPNGFNISRHIVFMTDGDMSAYTDVYGAWGYQTLDQRDGPSGSSDSSLTAIHNRRLEMLCNSIKGMNITIWIIGFRNASEGAVSSQLQNCATSSNHWMMAYDGATLSQKFKDIAKNIGGLRLSN from the coding sequence ATGGGGCAGCCAGTCGCCCTGCCTGAAATGGGGGTGCAGGGCAAGCAGGGGCAAATGCGGACCATGGGCGATCGGATCAAACGCGCGCTATTCATTCTGATGCGGCTTTACCATAATCAGACCGGCAATACGCTCGCCATCGTGGCGGCCGCGGTGATCCCACTGGCTGGTCTGATCGGCGGCGGCGTCGACATGAGCCGCGCCTATATGGTCCGCGCACGCATGCAGCAGGCCTGCGACGCCGCCGCGCTGGCGGGCCGCCGCGCCATGACCACATCGTCAATGACCGACGCGAACAAGACGGAGGCCAAGCGGTTCTTCGACTTTAATTTCCCGCAGGGAACATTCGGCGCCTCCAGCTTCACGCCCACGATCCAGAGCAAGCCGGGCGAAACCACGACCGTCCAGGTCGGCGCGACCGCCACCATCCCGACCACGGTGATGCGGATCTTCGGCAAGGAAACGATGGAGTTGGCGGTGAATTGCGAATCCCGCTTCGACATCGGCAATACCGACGTGATGCTGGTGCTGGATACCACCGGATCGATGACCTCCTCGATTTCCGACGGCAATGGCGGTTCGACCACGCGCATGGCCGCGCTGCAAAAGGCGGTGAAGGACTTCTACGACACGCTGGGCGCCGGATCGGATCAGACGGGCCGCATCCGTTACGGGTTCATGCCCTATACCAGCACGGTCAATGTCGGCTATCAATTGCCCGCCAGCTATCTGTTGGGCGGCACGAGCGGCGAAACCTGGAATTATCAGACGCGCGCCAACCTCTCTATCAGTTACAATACGTCGAACTCGCCGGGCTCCTGGGTCTATTATTCCGGCTCGACTACCAATGGCAGCGGTTCCGTCGGCCCCGCCAGCAGTTGCCCCTCCATCCCCAGCAACACGACAAGCACGGTCACTGGCGCACCGACAACAACAACCTCTACCGATGCCAACGGCGTTATAACCACGACCACCGTGGCCACGCGCACCACCAGCGGCACCAGCTATACGGCTGGGAATTGCTCGGGCGGCAAGAATAACAAGACGCAGAACTACACCTCCGTCACCTATTCCAACTATATAGAGCGGAAGACCGACACATCGACCCAGACGCCGCAATATAGCTGGCAATATGGTCCATATCCCCTCGACGTATCGGGGTTCGTCACCGGCAATGCCGTTGCGAACCCAACCTATGATAGCCGTGCGCCCAACGATTCCAACGGCAACAGCGTACCGTCCACCGCAACCTGGAAGGGCTGCATTGAGGAACGCGCGACCGACAGCACGATCACGTCGACGACATCGGCGTCCTCGATCCCCGGCACGGCCTATGACCTGCAGGTCGACACGATACCGAACAGCACGGCCACCAAATGGCGCCCGCATTGGCCGGAGGTGGAATTCACGCGCGGCGGTTCTTATCTTAATACGTCAAGCCGGCAAAGCGGCGGCTGGAACGCCTGTCCCAGCCAGGCGCGCAAGCTGACCTCCTACCCGGATCGCACGACCACGCCCACCGGCCAGTCGAGCAGCTTCAACAGCTATGTCGACGGGTTAGTCGCAATCGGCGGCACCTATCATGACATCGGCATGGTCTGGGGCGCCCGCTTCCTCTCGCCCACCGGCATTTTCGGGTCGGAAAATTCCACCGCACCCAATGGCTTCAACATCTCCCGCCACATCGTGTTCATGACCGATGGCGACATGAGCGCCTATACCGACGTCTACGGCGCCTGGGGGTATCAGACGCTCGACCAGCGTGACGGTCCCTCAGGGTCGAGCGACAGTTCGCTGACCGCAATCCACAACCGCCGACTGGAGATGCTGTGCAACTCTATCAAGGGCATGAACATCACCATCTGGATCATAGGCTTCCGAAACGCCTCGGAAGGCGCCGTCAGCAGCCAGTTGCAGAATTGCGCGACCAGTTCGAACCACTGGATGATGGCCTATGACGGCGCGACGCTGAGCCAGAAATTCAAGGATATCGCCAAGAATATCGGCGGCCTGAGGTTGTCGAACTGA
- a CDS encoding TadE/TadG family type IV pilus assembly protein, whose protein sequence is MSGMKLKRDERGATLMEFGLIAAPLCLMLMGIGDLGYQSYLRAVTQGVLDRAARSASVGALNSTAVDSYIDQQMQAINTKNGSTSVVKKSYYSFSKIGKPEKITTDTVPLGVYNQGDCYEDANSNGTYDTDMGSAGLGGADDTVYYQVTITMPRLFPMASLLGWSANQSATATAIIRNQPWANQTAQSTTVRCT, encoded by the coding sequence ATGAGCGGGATGAAGCTGAAACGCGACGAGCGCGGCGCGACGCTGATGGAGTTCGGCCTGATCGCCGCGCCGCTTTGCCTGATGTTGATGGGGATCGGCGATCTTGGCTATCAATCCTATCTGCGGGCGGTGACGCAGGGCGTGCTGGACCGTGCAGCCCGATCGGCCTCCGTCGGCGCGCTCAACTCGACAGCGGTGGACAGCTATATCGACCAGCAGATGCAGGCCATCAACACGAAGAACGGCAGCACCTCGGTCGTCAAGAAAAGCTATTATAGTTTTTCGAAAATCGGCAAGCCGGAGAAGATCACCACCGATACCGTACCGCTGGGCGTCTATAATCAGGGCGATTGCTATGAGGACGCCAATAGCAACGGCACCTATGACACCGACATGGGCTCGGCCGGTCTGGGTGGCGCAGACGACACCGTCTATTATCAGGTGACGATCACTATGCCACGCCTCTTCCCGATGGCCAGCCTGCTGGGCTGGAGCGCCAACCAGTCGGCTACGGCAACGGCCATCATCCGCAACCAGCCCTGGGCGAACCAGACGGCACAATCCACGACTGTGCGGTGTACATGA
- a CDS encoding TadE/TadG family type IV pilus assembly protein, giving the protein MKWLFPRFRHAASAIGKDESGLAVIEFAYSLPVLMVLSLGGLETANLAMTHMRVSQVAMLVADNASRVRTSIDQADVNELFTGAELSAANVKNFKANAKIYLTDLEPNGKAAPNSGQFIRWQCNWGSGAFTSSYGATGNGQNDATLVNGIGPTDNKIIAGSGTAVMFVEVAYTYQPLVSDSIFGPKVIRYTSAFNVRERTDQSLKNASSIANLCTTV; this is encoded by the coding sequence ATGAAGTGGCTTTTCCCCCGGTTCCGCCATGCGGCGAGCGCCATCGGCAAGGACGAGAGCGGCCTTGCCGTCATCGAATTCGCCTATTCCCTGCCCGTTCTGATGGTGCTGAGCCTGGGCGGTCTGGAAACGGCGAACCTGGCCATGACGCATATGCGGGTCAGCCAGGTGGCAATGCTGGTGGCGGACAATGCCTCGCGCGTCCGCACCTCCATCGACCAGGCAGACGTCAACGAACTGTTCACCGGCGCGGAACTATCGGCCGCCAATGTCAAGAATTTCAAGGCCAACGCCAAGATCTACCTGACCGACCTGGAACCCAATGGCAAAGCCGCGCCGAACAGCGGACAATTTATTCGCTGGCAGTGCAACTGGGGTTCAGGCGCATTCACCTCCAGCTATGGCGCAACCGGCAACGGGCAGAATGACGCCACGCTGGTGAACGGCATAGGCCCGACCGATAACAAGATCATAGCGGGCAGCGGCACGGCCGTGATGTTCGTCGAGGTGGCCTATACCTATCAGCCTCTGGTTTCGGACTCGATCTTCGGCCCCAAGGTGATCCGCTACACCAGCGCCTTCAATGTCAGAGAGCGCACCGACCAGTCGCTGAAAAACGCCAGCAGCATCGCCAATCTCTGCACGACCGTCTGA
- a CDS encoding pyruvate dehydrogenase complex E1 component subunit beta: protein MGIEIKMPALSPTMEEGTLAKWLVKEGDEVRSGDILAEIETDKATMEFEAVDEGKIGQIMVAEGTEGVKVGTVIATMAGEGGAAAPAPKTEAPKVEAAPAPVAAKPAAEPKATVKDPALPEGTEYVKTTVREALRDAMAEEMRRDERVFVMGEEVAEYQGAYKVTQGLLEEFGDRRVIDTPITEYGFAGIGAGAAMGGLKPIVEFMTFNFAMQAIDHIINSAAKTNYMSGGQMRCPIVFRGPNGAASRVAAQHSQNYGPWYAAVPGLIVIAPYDSADAKGLLKAAIRSEDPVVFLENELVYGRSFDVPKVDDYVLPIGKARIVREGKDVTLVSYSIGVGVALEAADALAAEGIDAEVIDLRTLRPLDTATVLESLKKTNRLVVVEEGWPVCSISSEIAAVVMEHGFDDLDAPVLRVTNEDVPLPYAANLEKAALIDVSRVVATVKKVCYK, encoded by the coding sequence ATGGGTATCGAAATCAAGATGCCGGCGCTTTCGCCGACCATGGAGGAAGGCACGCTGGCGAAATGGCTGGTGAAGGAAGGCGATGAGGTCCGTTCGGGCGACATCCTGGCCGAGATCGAGACCGACAAGGCGACGATGGAATTTGAGGCCGTCGATGAGGGCAAGATCGGCCAGATCATGGTGGCCGAGGGCACTGAAGGCGTGAAGGTCGGCACCGTCATCGCGACGATGGCAGGCGAGGGCGGTGCAGCCGCTCCCGCTCCGAAGACCGAAGCGCCCAAGGTGGAAGCGGCTCCGGCGCCCGTCGCGGCCAAGCCCGCTGCCGAACCGAAGGCGACCGTCAAGGACCCAGCCCTTCCCGAGGGCACGGAATATGTAAAGACGACCGTGCGCGAAGCGCTGCGCGACGCCATGGCGGAGGAAATGCGCCGCGACGAACGCGTCTTCGTCATGGGCGAGGAAGTCGCCGAATATCAGGGCGCCTACAAGGTCACTCAGGGCCTGCTGGAAGAATTTGGCGACAGGCGCGTCATCGACACGCCGATCACCGAATATGGCTTTGCCGGCATCGGCGCGGGCGCGGCCATGGGCGGCCTGAAGCCCATCGTCGAGTTCATGACCTTCAACTTCGCGATGCAGGCGATCGACCACATCATCAACTCGGCGGCCAAGACCAATTACATGTCCGGCGGCCAGATGCGCTGCCCCATCGTGTTCCGTGGTCCCAATGGCGCAGCCAGCCGCGTTGCTGCCCAGCACAGCCAGAATTACGGTCCCTGGTATGCGGCGGTTCCGGGCCTGATCGTGATCGCGCCCTATGACTCTGCCGACGCCAAGGGCCTGCTCAAGGCGGCGATCCGTTCCGAAGACCCGGTCGTGTTCCTTGAGAATGAACTGGTCTATGGCCGCAGTTTCGATGTGCCCAAGGTCGACGATTATGTCCTGCCGATCGGCAAGGCGCGCATCGTCCGCGAGGGCAAGGATGTGACGCTGGTAAGCTACTCCATCGGCGTCGGCGTCGCTCTGGAAGCGGCCGATGCGCTGGCGGCCGAGGGCATCGATGCGGAGGTTATCGACCTGCGCACGCTGCGTCCGCTGGATACGGCGACGGTATTGGAAAGCCTGAAGAAGACCAACCGCCTCGTCGTGGTGGAAGAAGGCTGGCCGGTTTGCTCGATTTCCTCGGAAATCGCGGCGGTCGTGATGGAGCATGGGTTCGACGATCTCGACGCCCCGGTTCTGCGCGTCACCAATGAAGACGTGCCGCTGCCCTATGCGGCGAACCTTGAAAAGGCGGCCCTGATCGATGTCTCGCGCGTTGTCGCGACGGTGAAGAAGGTCTGCTACAAATAA
- the pdhA gene encoding pyruvate dehydrogenase (acetyl-transferring) E1 component subunit alpha, producing MAKPTTPRPSRAKAASPAGADHNRPRPETPTDYKATKEELLEFYRQMVLIRRFEEKAGQLYGLGLIGGFCHLYIGQEAVAVGIQSALKPGKDSVITGYRDHGHMLAYGIDPNLIMAELTGREAGISRGKGGSMHMFSVEHKFYGGHGIVGAQVSLGAGLGFAHKYNNDGGVCVAYFGDGAANQGQVYESFNMAELWKLPIIFVIENNQYAMGTSVNRSSAEDQLYRRGESFRIPGIQVNGMDVLAVRGATEEALKWVQGGNGPILLEMKTYRYRGHSMSDPAKYRSREEVQSMRDKSDPIEGVKKYLAEVGVSEDELKKIDQDIRKIVSDSADFAETSPEPELHELYTDVLVEQY from the coding sequence TTGGCGAAACCAACGACGCCGCGTCCTTCACGCGCAAAGGCAGCCAGTCCTGCCGGCGCGGACCATAACCGGCCTCGCCCCGAAACTCCCACAGATTATAAGGCCACGAAGGAAGAGCTGCTGGAATTCTACCGGCAAATGGTGCTCATCCGCCGTTTCGAGGAAAAGGCCGGCCAGCTTTACGGCCTGGGTCTGATCGGTGGCTTCTGTCACCTCTATATCGGGCAGGAAGCAGTCGCGGTCGGCATCCAGTCGGCGTTGAAGCCCGGCAAGGACAGCGTTATCACCGGCTATCGCGACCATGGCCATATGCTGGCCTATGGCATCGATCCCAACCTCATCATGGCGGAACTGACCGGCCGTGAAGCGGGCATTTCGCGTGGCAAGGGCGGTTCGATGCACATGTTCAGCGTCGAGCATAAATTCTATGGCGGCCACGGCATCGTCGGCGCGCAGGTGTCGCTCGGCGCGGGTCTGGGGTTCGCGCACAAATATAATAATGACGGCGGCGTCTGCGTCGCCTACTTCGGCGACGGCGCGGCCAATCAGGGCCAGGTCTACGAAAGCTTCAACATGGCCGAGCTGTGGAAGCTGCCGATCATCTTCGTGATCGAGAACAACCAGTACGCCATGGGCACCAGCGTCAACCGCTCTTCGGCCGAAGACCAGCTCTACCGCCGGGGCGAGAGTTTCCGCATTCCGGGCATCCAGGTGAACGGCATGGACGTTCTGGCGGTGCGCGGCGCGACCGAGGAAGCGCTGAAATGGGTGCAGGGCGGCAACGGTCCGATCCTGCTGGAAATGAAGACCTATCGTTATCGTGGTCATTCCATGTCCGATCCGGCCAAATATCGTTCGCGCGAGGAAGTGCAATCGATGCGCGACAAGTCCGACCCGATTGAAGGCGTCAAGAAATATCTGGCGGAAGTCGGCGTTTCCGAAGACGAGCTCAAGAAGATCGATCAGGACATTCGTAAGATCGTCAGCGATTCCGCGGACTTCGCTGAAACCTCTCCCGAACCGGAACTGCACGAGCTTTATACCGACGTGCTGGTGGAGCAATATTAA
- a CDS encoding septum formation initiator family protein has product MAHIAKLRMLLFSAFGPAIAVLLLLFFAGYVVLGSNGVLAWGDYKRQLHNAQGELKQVQAHRQELKNRVDLLNPRRVDPDLSDELIRRELGVIHHDEVIVPLN; this is encoded by the coding sequence ATGGCGCATATCGCGAAACTCCGCATGTTGCTTTTCTCGGCTTTCGGGCCGGCTATCGCGGTGCTTCTTCTTCTTTTCTTCGCTGGTTATGTGGTGCTCGGTTCGAACGGTGTTCTGGCCTGGGGCGACTATAAGCGGCAGTTGCACAATGCGCAGGGTGAACTGAAGCAGGTTCAGGCCCATCGGCAGGAACTGAAGAACCGGGTGGATTTGCTCAATCCCCGGCGTGTCGATCCCGATCTCAGCGATGAACTGATCCGGCGGGAGCTGGGCGTCATCCATCATGACGAAGTCATCGTTCCGCTAAACTGA
- the eno gene encoding phosphopyruvate hydratase, which produces MTAILDIHARQILDSRGNPTVEVDVMLEDGSFGRAAVPSGASTGAYEAVEKRDGDKSKYLGKGVLAAVAAVNDQIAEQIIGLDAEDQAEVDAAMIALDGTENKSNLGANAILGVSLAVAKAAADARGLPLYRYVGGVNAHVLPVPMMNIINGGEHADNPIDFQEFMIMPVGAESIADAVRIGSEIFHMLKKGLHDKGLATSVGDEGGFAPNIASTRDALDFIMLSVEKAGYRPGDDVVLALDCAATEFFKNGKYEISGEGLSLSPVEMADYLAALCADYPIKSIEDGMSEDDFEGWKALTDKIGGKVQLVGDDLFVTNPKRLEMGIGKGLANSLLVKVNQIGSLTETLAAVDMAHRARYTAVMSHRSGETEDATIADLAVATNCGQIKTGSLARSDRLAKYNQLIRIEEELGDVAVYAGRSIFR; this is translated from the coding sequence ATGACCGCCATTCTCGATATTCATGCCCGCCAGATCCTGGATAGCCGCGGCAATCCGACCGTCGAAGTCGACGTGATGCTGGAGGATGGCAGCTTCGGGCGTGCCGCCGTGCCGTCAGGCGCCTCGACCGGCGCTTATGAAGCGGTCGAGAAGCGTGACGGCGACAAGAGCAAATATCTGGGCAAGGGCGTGCTGGCGGCCGTTGCCGCCGTCAACGACCAGATTGCCGAGCAGATCATTGGTCTGGATGCCGAGGATCAGGCCGAAGTCGACGCGGCGATGATCGCGCTCGACGGCACGGAGAACAAGTCGAACCTGGGCGCCAACGCCATTCTGGGCGTCAGCCTGGCCGTGGCGAAGGCTGCCGCCGATGCGCGCGGCCTGCCGCTTTATCGCTATGTCGGCGGCGTCAACGCCCATGTCCTGCCGGTGCCGATGATGAACATCATCAACGGCGGCGAGCATGCCGACAATCCGATCGACTTCCAGGAATTCATGATCATGCCGGTCGGTGCCGAAAGCATTGCCGACGCCGTGCGGATCGGTTCGGAAATCTTCCATATGCTGAAGAAGGGCCTGCATGACAAGGGGCTGGCGACCTCGGTCGGCGACGAAGGCGGGTTCGCGCCCAACATCGCTTCGACCCGCGACGCGCTCGATTTCATCATGCTGTCGGTCGAGAAGGCTGGATACAGGCCGGGCGACGATGTCGTGCTGGCGCTGGACTGCGCCGCGACCGAATTCTTCAAGAACGGCAAGTACGAGATTTCGGGCGAGGGTCTGTCGCTGAGCCCCGTCGAAATGGCCGATTATCTGGCGGCTCTGTGCGCCGATTATCCGATCAAGTCGATCGAAGACGGCATGAGCGAGGATGATTTCGAAGGCTGGAAGGCGCTGACCGACAAGATCGGCGGCAAGGTCCAGCTGGTTGGCGACGATCTGTTCGTCACCAATCCCAAGCGTCTGGAAATGGGCATCGGCAAGGGGCTCGCCAATTCGCTGCTGGTCAAGGTGAACCAGATCGGTTCGCTGACCGAGACGCTGGCCGCCGTCGACATGGCGCACCGTGCGCGCTATACCGCCGTCATGTCGCACCGTTCGGGTGAAACCGAGGATGCGACCATCGCGGATCTGGCCGTCGCCACCAATTGCGGTCAGATCAAGACCGGCTCGCTCGCCCGTTCGGATCGGCTTGCCAAGTATAACCAGCTCATCCGTATTGAAGAAGAGCTGGGCGATGTTGCGGTCTACGCGGGGCGTTCGATCTTCCGTTAA
- a CDS encoding DUF4170 domain-containing protein, producing the protein MSKLHLVMGGRVKNPQTLEFEDLNSIELVGVFPDYASAENAWRGAAQRTVDDAEMRYVIVHLHRLLEPELPPAK; encoded by the coding sequence ATGAGCAAGCTGCACCTTGTGATGGGCGGTCGCGTCAAAAACCCCCAGACGCTGGAATTCGAGGATTTGAACTCGATCGAACTGGTCGGCGTCTTCCCCGACTATGCCTCTGCCGAAAATGCCTGGCGCGGCGCGGCGCAGCGTACCGTCGACGACGCGGAAATGCGCTATGTGATCGTGCATCTGCACCGGCTGCTCGAACCCGAACTGCCGCCAGCCAAGTAA
- a CDS encoding rhomboid family intramembrane serine protease: MKLPAGRMTNGIAAITFVAFLLLYLTGQVDNAAIMAGFIPARVEDGTLLAGMVAVPVWLTPISCTLVHANWLHIAFNLFMFVFCGRQVEHVLDKGATLVLYVAGAYGATALQWATDPHSTNPMVGASGAISAIIATYALLYSQQNVRRIGPLSASLVRALWLAASWIAIQLMIGLATAGGLGDLGQIAIAAHIGGFLMGLVLTRPLLRWRFRKRSQPLS; encoded by the coding sequence ATGAAACTGCCTGCCGGGCGCATGACCAACGGGATCGCGGCGATCACTTTCGTCGCGTTCCTGTTGCTGTATCTGACGGGGCAGGTCGATAATGCGGCCATCATGGCGGGCTTCATCCCCGCCCGGGTCGAAGATGGCACGCTGCTCGCCGGTATGGTGGCGGTGCCTGTCTGGCTGACGCCGATCAGTTGCACGTTGGTTCACGCCAACTGGCTGCATATCGCCTTCAACCTGTTCATGTTCGTCTTTTGCGGACGGCAGGTGGAGCATGTTCTGGACAAGGGGGCCACGCTGGTCCTGTACGTGGCGGGCGCTTATGGCGCGACGGCGCTGCAATGGGCGACCGATCCCCATTCCACCAACCCGATGGTCGGGGCGAGTGGAGCGATTTCCGCGATCATCGCGACCTATGCGCTGCTCTACAGCCAGCAGAATGTCCGGCGGATCGGGCCGCTTTCGGCCAGTCTGGTGCGTGCGCTATGGCTGGCGGCGAGCTGGATCGCGATCCAGCTCATGATCGGCCTGGCTACGGCAGGCGGTCTGGGCGATCTTGGTCAGATCGCGATTGCCGCGCATATTGGCGGCTTTCTGATGGGGCTGGTGCTTACGCGTCCGCTGCTCCGTTGGCGCTTTCGCAAGCGGTCCCAGCCCCTTTCCTGA
- the greA gene encoding transcription elongation factor GreA encodes MATVEKMPMLQVGYDKLNAQLRELKAERPLIVDAIEEARAHGDLSENAEYHAAKERQGQVEATISDLEDKLSRAQIIDPTTLSGDKVVFGATVTLLDEDDKPVKYQIVGQAEADAKVGMISYNSPLGRALIGRQIGEEVEVSVPSGDKFYLVDKIDFI; translated from the coding sequence ATGGCGACCGTCGAGAAGATGCCGATGCTGCAGGTGGGCTATGACAAGCTCAATGCGCAGCTCCGCGAATTGAAGGCTGAGCGGCCCTTGATCGTGGACGCCATCGAGGAAGCCCGCGCGCACGGCGATCTGTCGGAAAATGCGGAATATCATGCGGCCAAGGAACGCCAGGGCCAGGTTGAGGCCACCATCTCCGATCTGGAAGACAAGCTGTCGCGCGCCCAGATCATCGATCCGACCACCCTGTCGGGCGACAAGGTGGTGTTCGGCGCGACCGTGACCCTGCTCGATGAAGACGACAAGCCGGTCAAATATCAGATCGTGGGTCAGGCCGAGGCGGACGCCAAGGTCGGCATGATCAGCTATAACAGCCCGCTCGGCCGTGCGCTGATCGGCCGTCAGATCGGTGAAGAGGTCGAAGTGTCGGTTCCCTCGGGCGACAAATTCTACCTGGTCGACAAAATCGATTTCATCTGA